In a single window of the Notamacropus eugenii isolate mMacEug1 chromosome 4, mMacEug1.pri_v2, whole genome shotgun sequence genome:
- the LOC140500777 gene encoding ribosyldihydronicotinamide dehydrogenase [quinone]-like isoform X2 — protein sequence MSGTALVTMEDPRPWGMSGKRVLIVYAHQEPKSMNGSLKDAAVTELTNQGCQVTVSDLYAMNFEPRATKKDFAGPLNNSDFFNYGIEAHEAYKKGFLSSDVIEEQKKVQEADLIIFQFPLYWFSVPAIMKGWMDRVLCQGFAFDIPECFDRGFLQNKFALVSFTTGGDAELYSKTGLNGDIKYILWPLQSSMVCCISVVSKSWLLRSALLLNTHQKKRERRWWHLGLKDWRPSGKKSP from the exons ATGAGTGGGACAGCTTTGGTGACAATGGAAGATCCTCGACCCTGGGGAATGTCAG GGAAACGAGTCCTCATAGTCTATGCGCATCAGGAGCCCAAGTCTATGAATGGATCCTTGAAGGATGCTGCAGTGACCGAACTGACCAATCAGGGCTGCCAGGTCACTGTGTCTGATTTGTATGCCATGAACTTTGAGCCAAGGGCCACAAAGAAGGATTTTGCAG GTCCTTtgaataattcagacttcttcaatTATGGGATAGAAGCACATGAGGCATACAAGAAAGGATTTCTGTCCAGTGATGTTATAGAAGAACAAAAGAAGGTACAAGAAGCTGATTTAATCATATTTCAG TTTCCCTTGTATTGGTTCAGCGTGCCTGCCATCATGAAAGGCTGGATGGACAGAGTCCTTTGCCAAGGATTCGCTTTTGATATTCCAGAATGCTTTGATAGGGGCTTCCTCCAG AACAAATTTGCCCTTGTTTCATTCACCACTGGGGGTGATGCTGAGTTGTACTCCAAAACAGGGCTCAACGgagatattaaatatatattgtgGCCCCTGCAG TCTAGCATGGTGTGTTGCATTTCTGTGGTTTCAAAGTCCTGGCTCCTCAGGTCAGCTTTGCTCCTGAATACAcatcagaagaaaagagaaaggagatggtgGCATCTTGGGCTAAAAGACTGGAGACCATCTGGAAAGAAAAGCCCATAA
- the LOC140500777 gene encoding ribosyldihydronicotinamide dehydrogenase [quinone]-like isoform X1, with the protein MSGTALVTMEDPRPWGMSGKRVLIVYAHQEPKSMNGSLKDAAVTELTNQGCQVTVSDLYAMNFEPRATKKDFAGPLNNSDFFNYGIEAHEAYKKGFLSSDVIEEQKKVQEADLIIFQFPLYWFSVPAIMKGWMDRVLCQGFAFDIPECFDRGFLQNKFALVSFTTGGDAELYSKTGLNGDIKYILWPLQHGVLHFCGFKVLAPQVSFAPEYTSEEKRKEMVASWAKRLETIWKEKPINCTPSWYFE; encoded by the exons ATGAGTGGGACAGCTTTGGTGACAATGGAAGATCCTCGACCCTGGGGAATGTCAG GGAAACGAGTCCTCATAGTCTATGCGCATCAGGAGCCCAAGTCTATGAATGGATCCTTGAAGGATGCTGCAGTGACCGAACTGACCAATCAGGGCTGCCAGGTCACTGTGTCTGATTTGTATGCCATGAACTTTGAGCCAAGGGCCACAAAGAAGGATTTTGCAG GTCCTTtgaataattcagacttcttcaatTATGGGATAGAAGCACATGAGGCATACAAGAAAGGATTTCTGTCCAGTGATGTTATAGAAGAACAAAAGAAGGTACAAGAAGCTGATTTAATCATATTTCAG TTTCCCTTGTATTGGTTCAGCGTGCCTGCCATCATGAAAGGCTGGATGGACAGAGTCCTTTGCCAAGGATTCGCTTTTGATATTCCAGAATGCTTTGATAGGGGCTTCCTCCAG AACAAATTTGCCCTTGTTTCATTCACCACTGGGGGTGATGCTGAGTTGTACTCCAAAACAGGGCTCAACGgagatattaaatatatattgtgGCCCCTGCAG CATGGTGTGTTGCATTTCTGTGGTTTCAAAGTCCTGGCTCCTCAGGTCAGCTTTGCTCCTGAATACAcatcagaagaaaagagaaaggagatggtgGCATCTTGGGCTAAAAGACTGGAGACCATCTGGAAAGAAAAGCCCATAAACTGCACTCCCTCCTGGTACTTTGAATAA
- the LOC140500777 gene encoding ribosyldihydronicotinamide dehydrogenase [quinone]-like isoform X3, whose amino-acid sequence MSGTALVTMEDPRPWGMSGKRVLIVYAHQEPKSMNGSLKDAAVTELTNQGCQVTVSDLYAMNFEPRATKKDFAGPLNNSDFFNYGIEAHEAYKKGFLSSDVIEEQKKVQEADLIIFQNKFALVSFTTGGDAELYSKTGLNGDIKYILWPLQHGVLHFCGFKVLAPQVSFAPEYTSEEKRKEMVASWAKRLETIWKEKPINCTPSWYFE is encoded by the exons ATGAGTGGGACAGCTTTGGTGACAATGGAAGATCCTCGACCCTGGGGAATGTCAG GGAAACGAGTCCTCATAGTCTATGCGCATCAGGAGCCCAAGTCTATGAATGGATCCTTGAAGGATGCTGCAGTGACCGAACTGACCAATCAGGGCTGCCAGGTCACTGTGTCTGATTTGTATGCCATGAACTTTGAGCCAAGGGCCACAAAGAAGGATTTTGCAG GTCCTTtgaataattcagacttcttcaatTATGGGATAGAAGCACATGAGGCATACAAGAAAGGATTTCTGTCCAGTGATGTTATAGAAGAACAAAAGAAGGTACAAGAAGCTGATTTAATCATATTTCAG AACAAATTTGCCCTTGTTTCATTCACCACTGGGGGTGATGCTGAGTTGTACTCCAAAACAGGGCTCAACGgagatattaaatatatattgtgGCCCCTGCAG CATGGTGTGTTGCATTTCTGTGGTTTCAAAGTCCTGGCTCCTCAGGTCAGCTTTGCTCCTGAATACAcatcagaagaaaagagaaaggagatggtgGCATCTTGGGCTAAAAGACTGGAGACCATCTGGAAAGAAAAGCCCATAAACTGCACTCCCTCCTGGTACTTTGAATAA